DNA from Deinococcus roseus:
CCCCTCAGAACGGAGGTGCCGATTTTGCTGGTGTCTGGGACCCTGGATCCGGCCACGCCCCTGGATGGAGCATGGCACGTGAAAGTGGAGTTGGGTTACGCCATGCATCTGGTGATCGATGGGGGTGGTCATGGCAGTTACCCAAGCCTGCCTGCATATCGGTGCTACTTTCAGGTGCTGGATGGTTTTCTGAGGTCAGGTGTGGGGGCGGAGCTGTCCTGCACGGATCATCTGCAGCCTTTTCAGTTCCGGTTGCCCTGAGGCGTGGTGAGGGACCTGATTTTGGTTGGGGGCTGCCAGAGCTGGGGGTGTGGGGTGGAGGCCAGTTTGTTTCAATGGAAACATGGAGGGGGATGTATTATGTTAGGAATGAAGATGGTGTTGATCTGTGGGGGCTTTCCTC
Protein-coding regions in this window:
- a CDS encoding alpha/beta hydrolase, with the protein product MGQPLEACDTTPFLGEQLDFPAVPAGFALPLRTEVPILLVSGTLDPATPLDGAWHVKVELGYAMHLVIDGGGHGSYPSLPAYRCYFQVLDGFLRSGVGAELSCTDHLQPFQFRLP